A stretch of DNA from Caloenas nicobarica isolate bCalNic1 unplaced genomic scaffold, bCalNic1.hap1 Scaffold_249, whole genome shotgun sequence:
cccagacacacacacagccgggccgttccccagacacacacacagccgggctgttccccagacacacacacagccgggccgttccccagacacacacacagccgggccgttccccagacacacacacagccgggccgttccccagacacacacacagccgggctgcaccccagacacacacacagccgggctgcaccccagacacacacacagccgggctgcaccccagacacacacacagccgggctgttccccagacacacacacagccgggctgcaccccagacacacacacagccgggccgttccccagacacacacacagccgggctgttccccagacacacacacagccgggccgttccccagacacacacacagccgggctgcaccccagacacacacacagccgggccgcaccccagacacacacacagccgggctgcacccccgGACACggacacagccgggctgcaccccagacacacacacagccgggctgcacccccgGACACggacacagccgggctgcaccccagacacacacacagccgggccgttccccagacacacacacagccgggccgttccccagacacacacacagccgggccgttccccagacacacacacagccgggccgttccccagacacacacacagccgggctgttccccagacacacacacagccgggccgttccccagacacacacacagccgggctgcaccccagacacacacacagccgggctgcaccccagacacacacacagccgggccgttccccagacacacacacagccgggccgttccccagacacacacacagccgggctgttccccagacacacacacagccgggctgttccccagacacacacacagccgggctgttccccagacacacacacagccgggccgttccccagacacacacacagccgggccgttccccagacacacacacagccgggccgttccccagacacacacacagccgggctgttccccagatacacacacagccgggccgttccccagacacacacacagccgggctgcaccccagacacacacacagccgggccgttccccagacacacacacagccgggccgttccccagacacacacacagccgggctgttccccagacacacacacagccgggccgttccccagacacacacacagccgggccgttccccagacacacacacagccgggctgttccccagacacacacacagccgggccgttccccagacacacacacagccgggctgcaccccagacacacacacagccgggccgttccccagacacacacacagccgggctgttccccagacacacacacagccgggccgttccccagacacacacacagccgggctgttccccagacacacacacagccgggctgttccccagacacacacacagccgggccgttccccagacacacacacagccgggccgttccccagacacacacacagccgggctgcaccccagacacacacacagccgggctgcaccccagacacacacacagccgggctgttccccagacacacacacagccgggctgcaccccagacacacacacagccgggctgcaccccagacacacacacagccgggccgttccccagacacacacacagccgggctgttccccagacacacacacagccgggccgttccccagacacacacacagccgggctgcaccccagacacacacacagccgggctgcaccccagacacacacacagccgggccgttccccagacacacacacagccgggctgttccccagacacacacacagccgggccgttccccagacacacacacagccgggctgttccccagacacacacacagccgggctgttccccagacacacacacagccgggccgttccccagacacacacacagccgggccgttccccagacacacacacagccgggctgcaccccagacacacacacagccgggctgcaccccagacacacacacagccgggctgttccccagacacacacacagccgggccgttccccagacacacacacagccgggccgttccccagacacacacacagccgggccgttccccagacacacacacagccgggctgttccccagacacacacacagccgggccgttccccagacacacacacagccgggctgcaccccagacacacacacagccgggccgttccccagacacacacacagccgggccgttccccagacacacacacagccgggctgcaccccagacacacacacagccgggctgttccccagacacacacacagccgggccgttccccagacacacacacagccgggctgttccccagacacacacacagccgggccgttccccagacacacacacagccgggccgttccccagacacacacacagccgggccgttccccagacacacacacagccgggccgttccccagacacacacacagccgggctgcaccccagacacacacacagccgggccgttccccagacacacacacagccgggccgttccccagacacacacacagccgggccgttccccagacacacacacagccgggccgttccccagacacacacacagccgggccgttccccagacacacacacagccgggccgttccccagacacacacacagccgggctgcaccccagacacacacacagccgggccgttccccagacacacacacagccgggctgcaccccagacacacacacagccgggccgttccccagacacacacacagccgggctgcaccccagacacacacacagccgggccgttccccagacacacacacagccgggctgcaccccagacacacacacagccgggctgcaccccagacacacacacagccgggctgttccccagacacacacacagccgggctgttccccagacacacacacagccgggccgttccccagacacacacacagccgggccgttccccagacacacacacagccgggccgttccccagacacacacacagccgggctgttccccagacacacacacagccgggccgttcccagacacacacacagccgggctgcaccccagacacacacacagccgggctgttccccagacacacacacagccgggccgttccccagacacacacacagccgggccgttccccagacacacacacagccgggctgcaccccagacacacacacagccgggccgctccccagacacacacacagccgggctgttccccagacacacacacagccgggccgttccccagacacacacacagccgggccgttccccagacacacacacagccgggctgcacccagacacacacacagccgggctgcaccccagacacacacacagccgggctgttccccagacacacacacagccgggctgcaccccagacacacacacagccgggccgttccccagacacacacacagccgggctgcaccccagacacacacacagccgggcgttccccagacacacacacagccgggcgttccccagacacacacacagccgggctgcacccagacacacacacagcccggGCTGcaccagacacacacacagccgggccgttccccagacacacacacagccgggccgttccccagacacacacacagccgggccgttccccagacacacacacagccgggccgttccccagacacacacacagccgggccgttccccagacacacacacagccgggccgttccccagacacacacacagccgggccgttccccagacacacacacagccgggctgttccccagacacacacacagccgggccgttccccagacacacacacagccgggctgttccccagacacacacacagccgggctgcaccccagacacacacacagccgggctgttccccagacacacacacagccaggctgcaccccagacacacacacagccggctgcaccccagacacacacacagccgggccgttccccagacacacacacagccgggccgttccccagacacacacacagccgggctgcaccccagacacacacacagccgggccgttccccagacacacacacagccgggctgcacccagacacacacacagccgggctgttccccagacacacacacagccgggctgttccccagacacacacacagccgggctgttccccagacacacacacagccgggctgcacccagacacacacacagccgggctgttccccagacacacacacagccgggctgttccccagacacacacacagccgggctgttccccagacacacacacagccgggccgttccccagacacacacacagccgggccgttccccagacacacacacagccgggctgcaccccagacacacacacagccgggccgttccccagacacacacacagccgggccgtcccagacacacacacagccgggccgttccccagacacacacacagccgggccgttccccagacacacacacagccgggctgttccccagacacacacacagccgggccgttccccagacacacacacagccgggccgttccccagacacacacacagccgggctgcaccccagacacacacacagccgggccgttccccagacacacacacagccgggctgcaccccagacacacacacagccgggctgcaccccagacacacacacagccgggccgttccccagacacacacacagccgggctgttccccagacacacacacagccgggctgcaccccagacacacacacagccgggccgttcccagacacacacacagccgggccgttccccagacacacacacagccgggccgttccccagacacacacacagccgggctgcacccagacacacacacagccgggccgttccccagacacacacacagccgggctgcaccccagacacacacacagccgggccgttccccagacacacacacagccgggctgttccccagacacacacacagccgggctgcaccccagacacacacacagccgggctgttccccagacacacacacagccgggctgcaccccagacacacacacagccgggctgcaccccagacacacacacagccgggctgttccccagacacacacacagccgggccgttccccagacacacacacagccgggccgttccccagacacacacacagccgggctgttccccagacacacacacagccgggccgttccccagacacacacacagccgggctgcaccccagacacacacacagccgggctgttccccagacacacacacagccgggccgttccccagacacacacacagccgggctgcaccccagacacacacacagccgggccgttccccagacacacacacagccgggctgttccccagacacacacacagccgggccgttccccagacacacacacagccgggctgttccccagacacacacacagccgggctgcaccccagacacacacacagccgggctgcaccccagacacacacacagccgggccgttccccagacacacacacagccgggccgttccccagacacacacacagccgggccgttccccagacacacacacagccgggccgttccccagacacacacacagccgggctgcaccccagacacacacacagccgggccgttccccagacacacacacagccgggctgttccccagacacacacacagccgggctgttccccagacacacacacagccgggctgcaccccagacacacacacagccgggccgttccccagacacacacacagccgggccgttccccagacacacacacagccgggccgttccccagacacacacacagccgggccgttccccagacacacacacagccgggccgttccccagacacacacacagtcgggctgttccccagacacacacacagccgggctgttccccagacacacacacagccgggctgcaccccagacacacacacagccgggccgttccccagacacacacacagccgggctgcaccccagacacacacacagccgggctgcaccccagacacacacacagccgggccgttccccagacacacacacagccgggccgttcccctgacacacacacagccgggccgttccccagacacacacacagccgggctgttccccagacacacacacagccgggctgcaccccagacacacacacagccgggccgttccccagacacacacacagccgggctgttccccagacacacacacagccgggctgttccccagacacacacacagccgggctgttccccagacacacacacagccgggctgcaccccagacacacacacagccgggccgttccccagacacacacacagccgggctgcaccccagacacacacacagccgggctgttccccagacacacacacagccgggccgtaccccagacacacacacagccgggccgttccccagacacacacacagccgggccgttccccagacacacacacagccgggctgcaccccagacacacacacagccgggccgttccccagacacacacacagcccggCCGCTCCCCGGATCCGCACCAATCGTTTATTGGGGGGTCGCGGTTCGGGGAGCCCCCGAGCCCCCCCGCCCGTCCCTGGGGGCCGTTACCTGGCAACCCGCGCGCCAAGGAGGCAGCTTCTGATTggctgttgccaggcaacgGCCGCACGGAACTCGGAAGTGGCGGCGAGGCCTAGTAGCGCCCCGAGGCCTAACGGGCCCCGAAGCCCCAAATCTGGATGTTTTGGGTCAATTCTTCTCTGTTTGTCCCATTCGGCGGGTCCGATTTTGTCCCGGGGAGGGGGTCAGGAAATCACACGGGCTCCATTTGCAGCGGGGGCCCCTCCGGGGGCGGCTCCGGCAGCCGCAGCGCCGCGTGGGCCCCGATCAGCAGCAGGGAGGCCCCTGGGCGGAAACGGGGGTCccgaaaaaaccccaaaccagcccaaaacggggggctggggggggggtttgggaggtggggggttgttttgggggggtttcaGGGGCTTCTTGggggatttgggtttttttgggggtcttggagttttgggggggtcGGGGGTATTTTGGGGGGTCTGAGGGTTTTCTTTGGGGGGTCGGGGGTCTCAGGTTCGAGGGCTTGATTTGGGGGTTTCTCAGGGGTTTGCGGgggaatttggggttttttgggggtgttttttggggggtctcAGGAATTTTTGGAGGCTTTTTTGCAGGGGAGGTTTagggagatttgggggttttggggggtatttttggggggtctcagggtttttgggggtgttATTTTTCAGGGGGTCGTGTGGGTACTTGGGGGTTTCTccgggttttttggggggtttttagGGGAGTCTCAGGGCCTTGGGGGGGTTTCTATTTTGGGGGGTCTCAGGGTTGTATTTTTGGGGTGAATCtggtggattttggggtgttttcctCACCCAGCCCCCAGCAAACAGCGGCTCCGGCGCCGAAGAACCAGAAAAGGGGGAGAGAGACGAGGGCGGCGACGGCCGGAGGCGGGGGCAGCTCGTAACCTGGGAGAAaaaccagtatggaccagtacggaccagtacggaccagtatggaccagtacggaccagtacagaccagtacagaccagtacggaccagtacagaccagtacggaccagtacggaccagtacggCATCCCAGTGACCCTGCAGTTCGCACAggtcctcccagttccccccagttccctctcAGTTCCTCTCAGTTTATCCCAGTTGccccagtttatcccagtccctcccagtctaccccagtctatcccagtatcccccagtccctcccagtatcccccagtccttcccagttcctcccaggcCCTCCCAGTATCCTCCAGtatcccccagtccctccccgtccctcccagtatcccccagtccttcccagttcctcccaggcCCTCCCAGTATCCTCCAGtatcccccagtccctcccagtccctcccagtatcccccagtccttcccagttcctcccaggccctcccagtatcccccagtatcccccagtccctcccagtatcccccagtccctcccagtatcccccagtctCCCCCAGGCcctcccagtttctcccaggccctcccagtatcccccagtttctcccagtccctccagtatcccccagtccctccagtatcccccagtttctcccagtccctccagtatcccccagtccctcccagtatcccccagtccctcccagtatcccccagtctcccccagtccccccagtctcccccagtccctcccagtatcccccagtctcccccagtctcccccagtccctcccagtccctcccagtctcccccagtccctcccagtatcccccagtctcccccagtatcccccagtatcccccagtctcccccagtctcccccagtccctcccagtatcccccagtccctcccagtatcccccagtccctcccagtccctcccagtatcccccagtatcccccagtccctcccagtttctcccagtttctcccagtccctcccagtctcccccagtatcccccagtccctcccagtctcccccagtccccccagtgctcACCCATCAGCAGCGCCCCCTTCTGGCGCATCCGCAGCCGGTACCAAACCCCCAGGAAAACGCCCAGAGCGGCGACCAGACCcggggaggagatgctgggggggacgtggggcagccatggggtggctgtggggcgCGATGTGGGCCCGCAGccagccccacaccctgccccatagaccccagccctgccccccaacccagccccacatcaccccccagccctgccccccatcctgccccacagcaccccccaTCTTTCGCCATAGCAACTCCACAGCAGCCCCCACCCCGACCCCCaaccctgccccacagcagccccacagctacCCCCCACACTCCCCACTCCTGCCCCACACTCACAGGCCATAGAGGCCAAGCCCCAGCCGCATAGCAGCCCCACATTTCCCCCCCCCactcctgccccacaccctgccctaTATGTGCCCCACTCACAGCCCATAGAGGCCGATCCCCAGTCCCATtgccctgccccacaccctgccccatAGCTGCCCCACACTCTGCCCCATAGCTGCCCCACACTCACAGCCCGTAGAGGCtgatccccagccccacagccctgccccacaccctgccccatAGCACCCCACACTCACAGCCCGTAGAGGCCgatccccagccccacagccctgccccacaccctgcctcAGCACCCCACACTCACAGCCCGTAGAGGCTgatccccagccccactgccctgccccacaccctgccccatAGCACCCCACACTCACAGCCCGTAGAGGCtgatccccagccccacagccctgccccacaccctgcctcAGCACCCCACACTCACAGCCCGTAGAGGCTgatccccagccccactgccctgccccacaccctgccccatAGCACCCCACACTCACAGCCCGTAGAGGCtgatccccagccccacagccctgccccacaccctgccccatAGCACCCCACACTCACAGCCCGTAGAGGCCgatccccagccccacacacagGTAGTTGCTCTGGAAATGGGCCCCATTGCGCCGCAGCCGCTGCCCCACGTCCGCCAAGCCCCGAGGGGCCCCAAAGCGCTGGGGGTCCAGGAACGAGCCCCACGGCCGGACCCCCAAGCGCCGCGTCTGCAGCCACTGCCGGGCCGGCCcggggggcagcagcagcgggagccTGTGGGGTGTGGGGCAGACCCATAGAACGGGACCCATAGCATGGGGTCTGACCCATAGCAAGAGACCCAGAGCGCAGGACCCGCAGCATGGGACCGACAGCGTGGGGCCAGACCCACAGCACAGGACCCATAGCAAGGGACCCATAGTGTGGGGCAGGCCCACAGCACAGGACCCACAGTGTAGGATCTGACCCATAATGTGGGACCCATAGCGTGGGATATGACCCACAGCACAGGACCCATAGCCCGGGACACACAgcatcccccccgccccacgccctccctgtgccccacatcccccccgccccacggTGACCCCCCGCCCCAcaccccctgtgccccacacaTCCCccaccccacatcccccccgccccacatcccccccgccccacggtgacccccccgccccacaccccctgtgccccacacaTCCCccaccccacatcccccccgccccacacatcccccacatcccccccgccccacacaTCCCccgccccacatcccccccgccccacaccccccccgccccacggtgacccccccgccccacaccccctgtgccccacacccCCCCGGCCCTcacctgccccccagcccccaccaGGGGTCGCTGTCACTCGCGGGCTCCAGCGGCTGCTCCGGGGGGGGTTGGGCCGCCATGGCTGGGGGGCACacggggggtcacggggggtcacggggggacGCTTTCGGGGTGTCCCCGCGTTGCCATGGCGACCTCGCCCCCGCCTCACCTGCTTCCGGGGCCGCGCG
This window harbors:
- the LOC136002735 gene encoding prenylated Rab acceptor protein 1-like; its protein translation is MAAQPPPEQPLEPASDSDPWWGLGGRLPLLLPPGPARQWLQTRRLGVRPWGSFLDPQRFGAPRGLADVGQRLRRNGAHFQSNYLCVGLGIGLYGLISSPGLVAALGVFLGVWYRLRMRQKGALLMGYELPPPPAVAALVSLPLFWFFGAGAAVCWGLGASLLLIGAHAALRLPEPPPEGPPLQMEPV